A stretch of the Candidatus Binatia bacterium genome encodes the following:
- the aat gene encoding leucyl/phenylalanyl-tRNA--protein transferase, which produces MPRDEWSPTVVDDDRDGLVAIGGRLDARTVLYAYRQGIFPWPVPGLPMLWFCPKERAILEFARLHVPRSLRQARRRCTLEFTIDRAFPAVIRACAETPRPHQEGTWITPEVIRTYTRLHEMGVAHSVEAWRDGKLVGGVYGVDIDGAFAGESMFYREPNASKLALLFLIDHLASRGLDWIDIQMMTPHMARLGAHVITREEFLAKLAATRERGLRLFE; this is translated from the coding sequence ATGCCGCGCGATGAGTGGTCCCCAACGGTGGTAGATGATGACCGCGACGGTTTGGTCGCCATCGGCGGCCGGCTCGACGCGCGCACGGTGCTTTACGCGTACCGGCAGGGCATTTTCCCGTGGCCGGTGCCGGGGCTGCCGATGCTGTGGTTTTGCCCCAAGGAGCGCGCGATTCTCGAATTTGCTCGCTTGCACGTACCCCGCAGTTTGCGGCAAGCCCGCCGGCGCTGCACGCTGGAGTTCACCATCGACCGCGCGTTTCCCGCCGTCATCCGCGCTTGCGCCGAAACGCCGCGGCCGCACCAAGAGGGCACCTGGATCACCCCCGAGGTGATTCGTACCTACACGCGCCTTCACGAGATGGGGGTGGCGCACAGCGTCGAAGCGTGGCGCGACGGGAAGCTTGTGGGCGGTGTGTACGGGGTCGACATTGATGGCGCGTTTGCTGGCGAAAGCATGTTTTACCGCGAACCCAACGCCTCCAAGCTCGCCTTGTTGTTTTTGATCGATCATCTCGCCAGCCGGGGGTTGGACTGGATCGATATCCAAATGATGACCCCGCACATGGCGCGCCTCGGGGCGCACGTGATCACCCGCGAGGAGTTTCTCGCCAAGCTGGCCGCCACGCGGGAGCGTGGTTTACGCTTGTTCGAGTGA